The following proteins are co-located in the Acanthochromis polyacanthus isolate Apoly-LR-REF ecotype Palm Island chromosome 7, KAUST_Apoly_ChrSc, whole genome shotgun sequence genome:
- the si:ch211-102c2.8 gene encoding trichohyalin isoform X3, producing MSDSSHDGAERDADKLLCIDPIDTSSVFGVDTPTLKLDHCDLLLDAMDAELGQLQVLPHKHDAISREHDCSNAAVLRWSQALSKDTGFGSTSQTNDTPMSCLDLMHTPTMEQTSENTTDCWEDHVTHEETENRLHRDKKETESRREQVIWRLQKLLGDTCEEGGMAEETYPPSDSVCTEDFVRRFKEEMVEVAMPDSSMQELDKEEQDERTEMLASDDCQNEQNGRSLVDKRSSATIGEWSKDTVTAHCSLSNKPGQRKERRKCLSDSFRVNTSHFVSHRTGVAADHENVQHNNSCSLTARCLAGVPVCSFDTVSIDSDLDTVSTEQVRRHIHKQPGWQALIQSVTDMNDDCTNQSDHDTPTQEESDAQPTSVQTSSCGHVQNTSLSIRKAQRDKIGTYGLVCSLSDNEKDTDEEIIHCSGRSRPERTSAKMKSDWAALKERLSNLRQKCEKEEEALRLKRTQLKDVGLCLSELLQKRKHALQELERLTTETAQMEKDKRTLESVLRDSRMEKESVSCQIQKLQRQKESFLLEVRAMEKDLPTLSSCKQTPKDGSCMNRNNVIMSVLEREEMERQLDNAKTELFTEQRRAREKLESVQEKFEETCEELHRATDAESSLRDRCFCLEEKLMQKNQQTETLEIQVSKLQGELGECKDRLGTLEKMLAQRELQLLDLKEQCGAFQAERDGLKGELQHLKTQHSKALKEAQEQTHRMKVAAEVKKQAEEEKAHGLKEEMLSLTRHIESMQSSIQLKEEEVIQLRKSLQQWREEAKKCEKEWHMEALEKVHKAVEEERRKHEAEKVEAVQVHRGILEEQHRKSLENLRSDMQQERSKALILQHQVVELKAKVQELESERCAQQREQESLLAVICKSLKEEHQAELQRSQRHMAKSQRAVLRLEQDVQLAVKETDRLRVMLEERESSHHRVIAEMEQQLRHWAQQLVAECQHLNHLVEQSGAKQSAGKLSPSLTGTEALTYLKTLRGQLKHFVSHLHQELKSQKQTNEHLRKDKERELSIQRQQLRVERDQALNSIKERLIQEHIEELSSLRWAHLTDGGAEGGGGVAASLRKQLKAKDLELRQVQRSMAEWKEQTAARLACKFEEEFTAELERCKAKLLRGRKASKSQEERHRKPEQCEGEMMFGSSEIRLLSVHPCCGLCCLPEPLRCDFI from the exons ATGTCAGACAGCAGCCATGATGGAGCAGAGAGAGACGCTGACAAGCTTCTTTGTATTG ATCCCATTGACACCAGCAGTGTGTTTGGAGTGGATACCCCGACTCTCAAACTGGACCACTGTGACCTCCTCCTAGATGCGATGGATGCTGAGCTTGGTCAGCTGCAg GTCCTGCCACATAAACATGATGCAATTTCCAGGGAGCATGATTGCAGCAATGCAG ctgttctCAGGTGGAGTCAAGCTCTGAGCAAAGACACAGGCTTTGGAAGTACAAGTCAAACAAATGACACTCCCATGTCTTGTCTTGATCTGATGCACACTCCAACGATGGAGCAAACCTCAG AGAATACCACTGACTGCTGGGAAGATCATGTCACTCATGAGGAAACTGAAAACAGGCTACACAGAGACAAGAAGGAAACGGAATCTCGGAGGGAGCAGGTCATCTGGAGGttacagaaactgcttggagacACCTGTGAGGAAGGAGGGATGGCAGAAGAAACATACCCTCCGTCAGACAGCGTCTGTACTGAGGACTTTGTCAGACGCTTTAAAGAGGAGATGGTGGAAGTGGCTATGCCAGACAGTAGTATGCAAGAGCTAGACAAGGAAGAACAGGATGAGAGGACGGAAATGTTAGCTAGTGACGATTGCCAGAATGAACAAAATGGACGAAGTCTTGTTGACAAAAGATCATCAGCAACAATTGGAGAATGGAGTAAAGACACAGTGACTGCTCACTGTTCCCTCTCAAATAAGCCAGGTCAAAGAAAGGAACGGAGGAAATGTCTCTCTGACAGCTTCAGAGTAAACACATCACATTTTG TCTCTCACAGGACAGGGGTTGCAGCAGACCATGAAAATGTACAGCACAACAACAGCTGTTCTCTTACGGCCAGGTGTTTGGCAG GAGTGCCTGTGTGTAGCTTTGACACCGTGTCCATTGACAGTGACCTCGATACAGTCTCCACAGAGCAAGTCAGGCGTCACATTCACAAGCAGCCAG GATGGCAAGCTCTTATTCAGTCTGTCACAGACATGAATGACGACTGTACCAACCAGAGTGACCATGACACACCCACACAGGAAGAAAGCGATGCTCAGCCTACATCGG TCCAGACATCTTCTTGTGGACATGTACAAAACACAAGTCTGTCTATACGTAAAGCTCAACGTGACAAGATAGGAACTTacgg ACTTGTATGCTCATTGAGTGACAACGAGAAGGACACAGATGAAGAAATTATCCACTGCAGCGGGAGGTCCAGGCCTGAGAGGACGTCAGCGAAGATGAAGTCCGATTGGGCCGCGCTGAAAGAGCGACTCTCTAACCTCCGACAA AAATgtgagaaagaagaggaggcaCTAAGGTTAAAGAGGACTCAGTTAAAAGACGTTGGGCTCTGCCTCTCTGAACTTCTACAGAAACGGAAG CATGCCTTGCAGGAATTAGAGCGACTGACTACAGAGACAGCACAGATGGAGAAAGACAAGAGGACTTTGGAGTCTGTTCTGAGAGACAGCAGGATGGAGAAGGAGTCTGTTAG CTGCCAGATACAGAAGCTCCAGAGGCAGAAAGAGTCCTTTCTCCTGGAGGTTAGAGCTATGGAAAAAGATCTTCCAACACTGAGTTCATGTAAACAGACTCCAAAGGATGGATCCTGCATGAACCGG AACAATGTCATaatgtcagtgctggagagggaggagatggaaAGACAGCTGGATAATGCCAAAACAGAATTGTTTACTGAGCAGCGACGTGCAAGAGAGAAACTTGAGTCCGTGCAAGAG AAGTTCGAGGAAACTTGTGAGGAGCTTCACAGAGCCACAGACGCTGAGAGCTCACTGAGGGACAGATGTTTCTGTCTGGAGGaaaaactgatgcagaaaaaccAACAGACTGAG ACACTTGAGATTCAAGTGAGCAAGCTGCAGGGTGAGCTGGGAGAATGTAAGGACAGGTTAGGCACCCTGGAGAAAATGTTGGCCCAGAGAGAGCTGCAGTTGCTGGATTTAAAGGAACAATGTGGAGCCTTCCAAGCAGAGAGGGATGGACTGAAGGGGGAGCTACAGCACCTGAAAACCCAGCACTCCAAAGCCCTGAAGGAAGCCCAGGAGCAGACCCACAGAATGAAGGTAGCTGCTGAG GTTAAAAAGcaggctgaggaggagaaaGCACATGGTTTGAAAGAAGAGATGCTGTCTCTCACAAGACACATTGAGTCCATGCAAAGTTCCATTCAG CTGAAAGAGGAGGAAGTCATCCAGCTGAGGAAATCTCTGCAGCAGTGGAGGGAAGAGgcaaagaaatgtgaaaaggaGTGGCATATGGAAGCCTTGGAAAAG GTACACAAAGCtgtagaggaagagaggaggaagcaTGAAGCAGAAAAAGTGGAGGCAGTACAGGTTCACCGTGGGATACTGGAAGAGCAGCACAGAAAAAGCCTGGAAAACTTGAGGAGTGATATGCAGCAAGAGAGGAGTAAAGCACTGATTCTTCAACATCAAGTGGTGGAATTAAAAGCA AAAGTGCAGGAGTTAGAAAGTGAACGCTGTGCACAGCAGAGAGAGCAGGAGTCTTTGCTGGCTGTGATTTGCAAATCGCTGAAAGAGGAGCACCAGGCTGAGCTGCAGCGATCGCAGAGACATATGGCAAAG AGTCAGAGGGCAGTTCTGCGCCTTGAGCAGGATGTTCAGCTGGCAGTGAAAGAGACTGACAGGCTCCGGGTGATGCTAGAAGAAAGGGAGAGCAGCCATCACCGAGTCATAGCTGAGATGGAGCAGCAACTCAGACACTGGGCCCAGCAGCTGGTAGCAGAGTGCCAGCATCTAAACCATTTAGTGGAACAAAGTGGAGCCAAACAAAGTGCTGGGAAACTATCTCCCAg TCTTACGGGCACTGAGGCTCTCACATACCTGAAAACACTACGAGGGCAGCTGAAGCACTTCGTTAGCCACCTACACCAggagctgaaatcacagaaacaaaccAATGAGCATCTGAGAAAAGACAAG gagcGAGAATTGAGCATCCAGAGGCAGCAGCTGAGGGTGGAGAGAGATCAAGCCTTGAACTCTATAAAAGAGCGTCTCATTCAA GAACACATTGAGGAGCTGAGCAGTCTGAGATGGGCTCATTTgactgatggaggagctgagggaggtggaggagttGCAGCATCTCTCCGCAAGCAGCTGAAGGCCAAAGACCTGGAGCTCAGGCAGGTTCAGAGGAGCATGGCAGAGTGGAAGGAGCAGACTGCAGCTCGTCTGGCATGCAAGTTTGAGGAAGAATTCACAGCTGAACTCGAAAG GTGCAAGGCAAAGTTGTTAAGGGGCAG AAAAGCGTCAAAGAGTCAAGAGGAGAGGCACAGAAAGCCTGAGCAGTGTGAAGGAGAAATGATGTTTG GAAGCTCAGAAATCCGTTTGCTCTCTGTCCATCCATGCTGTGGACTCTGCTGCCTCCCAGAGCCCCTCAGATGTGACTTCATTTAA